GCTTTGAACTCAGTGAAATCCCATCGATAAGCTGAGACATGATTCCTTTAAGTTTACCTAAGTCCTTTTTGCGTTTTTTCTGTAACTTAATATCTTTATCGAATTGAGTTGTAAAGCTAGGATTAAATTTCATATTCCCAGCTTCGTAAATAATTCCTCTTTAGATTTAAAAGACTTTATACCTTTCTTTTTATCAGTTGCTTCAAAAGTCTTTTGCGTTACTTTATTCGGTAGTTTAACTGGAAATGGTAACCCTTTACTAAGTTTAATTTGATGATAGAAAATATTGATAGCTTCCGAAGCAGAAATTCCTA
The window above is part of the Leptospira sanjuanensis genome. Proteins encoded here:
- a CDS encoding type II toxin-antitoxin system RelB/DinJ family antitoxin; this translates as MAKTAMIRARVEDNLKKDVENILDHLGISASEAINIFYHQIKLSKGLPFPVKLPNKVTQKTFEATDKKKGIKSFKSKEELFTKLGI